A single region of the Triticum dicoccoides isolate Atlit2015 ecotype Zavitan chromosome 2B, WEW_v2.0, whole genome shotgun sequence genome encodes:
- the LOC119363054 gene encoding uncharacterized protein LOC119363054: protein MAEMVSSAVVEETLNQIVSGLIDRHEERPERTEQMERLEMAHIKLEAALETSGKWQINDASLLRWRHKLKRAAQECDAALRKCKQRAVEDEEEEEAVRGSSFPRRLAHATKSFVTGFFRRDTGGGASVRRFEWFADGANEFLRFVELGGTPRGYMFFDPLIGRLLAGQELRYRLVRGSQYHLFCVRPISFEDRGVEAKMLFVYEDDEAPEKNLCLGSILRLSESTDVVGITIKCLQLVTPHFRSTAESARKELAGLPTQDFSWVPYLDSSHQDHWNSIHSSLTQWFRPNPLCCKHQHDELQPRTSSTTRPSDVSLEPVIEVFLQRHIPLSEYNVHRSKSAVQGERGCLKDVPHLKLGLLFSPHGSSEDLVPAVESSAIEVIDGEEQSGMHTNISLEQLDEVMLPKAIDCLYKRPEATAYQMFWKSKHGTAFLQVEKTSLVKMPPTRIGEAGTRRLAIQRRRDPKLERWIQVVIDFLNLWVAHAPQKLRSSFIEWIHKANEMKQAPQQRPTASY, encoded by the coding sequence ATGGCGGAGATGGTCAGTTCCGCGGTTGTCGAGGAGACATTAAACCAGATCGTATCTGGTCTGATTGACAGGCATGAAGAGAGACCAGAGCGGACCGAGCAGATGGAGAGGCTGGAGATGGCGCACATCAAGCTGGAGGCGGCGCTCGAGACATCCGGCAAGTGGCAGATCAACGACGCGTCGCTGCTCCGCTGGCGCCACAAGCTGAAGCGTGCGGCCCAGGAGTGCGACGCCGCGCTGCGCAAGTGCAAGCAGCGCGCcgtggaagacgaggaggaggaggaggcggtcagGGGCTCCTCCTTCCCTAGGCGGCTGGCCCATGCCACCAAGTCGTTCGTGACCGGTTTCTTCCGCCGTGACACCGGCGGCGGCGCATCTGTCCGGAGGTTCGAGTGGTTCGCCGACGGCGCCAACGAGTTCCTGAGGTTCGTCGAGCTCGGCGGCACGCCACGCGGGTACATGTTCTTCGACCCTCTCATCGGGCGCCTCCTCGCCGGCCAAGAGCTACGTTACAGGCTCGTCCGGGGAAGCCAGTACCACCTGTTCTGCGTCCGCCCCATCAGCTTCGAGGACCGCGGGGTGGAGGCCAAGATGCTGTTCGTGTACGAGGACGACGAGGCGCCGGAGAAGAACCTGTGCCTGGGCTCCATCCTGCGCCTCTCGGAGAGCACGGACGTCGTCGGGATCACCATCAAGTGCTTGCAGCTGGTGACCCCTCATTTCAGGTCCACGGCGGAGTCGGCGAGGAAGGAGCTCGCCGGGCTGCCCACGCAGGACTTCTCATGGGTGCCGTACCTCGACTCCAGCCACCAGGATCACTGGAACAGCATCCACAGCAGCCTGACCCAATGGTTCCGTCCGAACCCACTCTGCTGCAAGCACCAGCACGACGAGCTCCAGCCCCGCACCAGCAGCACAACGAGACCGTCAGATGTCTCTCTAGAGCCGGTCATCGAGGTGTTCCTGCAGCGCCACATCCCGCTGTCCGAGTACAACGTGCACAGAAGCAAGAGCGCTGTCCAAGGCGAGAGGGGCTGTCTGAAAGACGTGCCACACCTGAAACTCGGGCTGCTCTTCTCCCCCCATGGATCTTCAGAGGACCTGGTGCCGGCGGTCGAGAGCTCCGCGATCGAGGTGATCGACGGCGAGGAGCAGAGCGGCATGCACACAAACATCAGCCTGGAGCAGCTGGACGAGGTGATGCTGCCCAAGGCGATAGATTGCCTCTACAAGAGGCCCGAGGCCACGGCGTACCAGATGTTCTGGAAGTCCAAGCACGGCACCGCATTCCTGCAGGTTGAGAAGACGAGCTTGGTGAAGATGCCGCCGACGAGGATTGGAGAGGCTGGGACAAGAAGGTTGGCGATCCAGCGACGCCGAGATCCGAAGCTCGAGAGGTGGATACAGGTGGTCATAGACTTCCTCAATCTCTGGGTTGCACACGCACCCCAAAAGCTGCGGAGCTCATTCATCGAATGGATTCACAAGGCCAATGAAATGAAACAAGCGCCGCAGCAAAGACCTACTGCTTCATACTAG